From a single Piliocolobus tephrosceles isolate RC106 chromosome 21, ASM277652v3, whole genome shotgun sequence genomic region:
- the LOC111521116 gene encoding zinc finger protein 548 isoform X2, which produces MNPTEGPLVMAGPDPTQGRVVFEDVAIYFSQEEWGHLDEAQRLLYRDVMLENLALLASLGCWYGAEDEEAPSQQGFSVGVPEVTTSKSCLSTQKVHPSETCGPPLKDILCLVEHSGIHPEQDIHICEAELFQHPKQQIGENLSRGEDWVPSFGKNHRVHMAEEVFTCMEGWKDLPATSCLLQHQGPQSEWKPYRGTEDREAFHSGQNGYKCSDCGKTFTCSYSLVEHRKIHTGERSYECTKCGKFFKYSANFMKHQTVHTSERTYECRECGKSFMYNYRLMRHKRVHTGERPYECSTCGKFFRYSSTFVRHQRVHTGERPYECRECGKFFMDSSTLIKHQRVHTGERPYKCNDCGKFFRYISTLIRHQRIHTGERPYECSVCGELFRYNSSLVKHWRNHTGERPYKCSECGKSFRYHCRLIRHQRVHTGERPYECSECGKFFRYNSNLIKHWRNHTGERPYECRECGKAFSHKHILVEHQKIHSGERPYECSECQKAFIRKSHLVHHQKIHSEERLVCSMNVGNSLAKTPTSLNIRDFTMEKVYH; this is translated from the exons ATGAACCCGACTGAG GGTCCCCTAGTGATGGCAGGACCGGACCCTACACAG GGCCGTGTGGTCTTTGAGGACGTGGCCATATATTTCTCCCAGGAGGAGTGGGGGCACCTTGATGAGGCTCAGAGGTTGCTGTACCGCGATGTGATGCTGGAGAATTTGGCCCTGTTGGCCTCACTAG GTTGTTGGTATGGAGCTGAGGATGAGGAGGCACCTTCACAGCAAGGTTTTTCTGTAGGAGTGCCGGAGGTTACAACTTCAAAGTCCTGTCTGTCCACCCAGAAGGTCCACCCTAGTGAGACATGTGGCCCACCCTTGAAAGACATTCTGTGCCTGGTTGAGCACAGTGGAATTCATCCTGAACAAGACATACATATTTGTGAGGCAGAGCTTTTTCAGCACCCAAAGCAgcaaattggagagaatctttccagAGGGGAGGACTGGGTACCTTCATTTGGGAAGAACCACAGagttcacatggcagaagaggtcTTCACATGCATGGAGGGCTGGAAGGACTTACCAGCCACCTCATGCCTCCTCCAGCACCAGGGCCCTCAAAGTGAGTGGAAGCCATACAGGGGCACAGAGGACAGAGAAGCCTTTCATTCTGGACAAAATGGTTACAAATGTAGTGATTGCGGAAAAACCTTCACCTGCAGCTATTCCCTTGTTGAGCACCGGAAAATCCACACAGGAGAAAGGTCTTATGAATGTACCAAATGTGGGAAATTCTTTAAGTACAGTGCCAATTTCATGAAACATCAGACAGTTCACACTAGCGAAAGGACCTATGAGTGCAGAGAATGTGGAAAATCCTTTATGTACAACTACCGACTCATGAGACATAAGcgagttcacactggagaaaggccttATGAGTGCAGCACATGCGGGAAATTCTTTCGGTACAGCTCCACATTTGTTAGACATCagagagttcacactggagaaaggccgTATGAGTGCAGGGAATGTGGGAAATTCTTTATGGACAGCTCCACACTCATTAAACATCAGAGAGTTCACACCGGAGAAAGACCTTATAAGTGCAATGACTGTGGGAAGTTTTTTAGGTATATCTCTACACTCATTagacatcagagaattcacactggagaaaggccttATGAGTGCAGTGTATGTGGGGAATTGTTTAGGTACAACTCCAGCCTCGTTAAACATTGGAGAAatcacactggagaaaggccttacaaatgcagtgaatgtgggaaatcATTTAGGTACCACTGCAGACTCATTAGACACCAAAGAGTCCACACGGGAGAAAGGCCTTATGAGTGCAGCGAATGCGGGAAATTCTTTCGTTACAACTCCAACCTCATTAAACATTGGAGAAatcacactggagaaaggccttATGAGTGCAGagagtgtgggaaagcctttagcCACAAGCATATCCTTGTTGAGCACCAGAAAATCCACAGTGGAGAAAGACCTTATGAGTGCAGCGAATGCCAGAAGGCCTTTATTAGAAAGTCTCACCTGGTTCATCACCAGAAAATCCACAGCGAAGAGAGGCTTGTGTGCTCCATGAATGTGGGGAATTCTTTAGCTAAAACTCCAACCTCATTAAACATCAGAGATTTCACAATGGAGAAAGTTTACCATTGA